TTATCTTGATGCAGTTCCTTCACAGCTGTTCTATATTCTCTTTCAATGTACTGCATAAAAAAATCTTTACAAATTATTTTCCAATAATCTTTGCGTGATTTTTTTAAATTTGACTTAATTAATATTAAGATAATATGTTTCAATTCCATTAAATTACTTTCTTCATTCCATTTAATTTTCAAGTCGGGGAATAAAGGCAATACTTTGGAAATTGATTTCATCATACGCGTATTATATGCTTTGCACATGATATCATTCATTAGCAATAAACCATCTTCAGAATTTGATAAATACATAATGTAAAATTTTGCCAGATTATTTGGTTTTACTTTCACAGGGCAATATCCAACATACTTAACATATTTTAGTATCTTTTTCTTAAATGTCCTCATCAACTCTTCTTCAGCATCCCTTTGGTCTAGGCTCAGATTAAGTAATGATTCTTTCCAATAATTTCCTCCAAATACTTCATCCAGTCTTTTATGAAACCCTATAATCTTATCATTCATTTCTCCTTTTTCAATTGAGTTACGTGAAGCGAGCCTCCTAACGGCTGTAATATTGATATTTACTAAAATTTCAGTACTTGATTTTTGCTCTCTTTCAAGAAACGGTAACCAAGTATTAAATTCGCATCCCTTAAGCGCATATGGATCCAAATATAAAAATACAGTTTGATCAGTGAGTAGTTTTTTCAGACGAAT
This Candidatus Neomarinimicrobiota bacterium DNA region includes the following protein-coding sequences:
- the tcmP gene encoding three-Cys-motif partner protein TcmP, producing MPVNTMVEFMQFVKKNLPTEEDKRVMKSGQIKIADLLERMESFVPILDVRIVPKSEFIKLVNKEKQIVVPLNIDANKFLIRLKKLLTDQTVFLYLDPYALKGCEFNTWLPFLEREQKSSTEILVNINITAVRRLASRNSIEKGEMNDKIIGFHKRLDEVFGGNYWKESLLNLSLDQRDAEEELMRTFKKKILKYVKYVGYCPVKVKPNNLAKFYIMYLSNSEDGLLLMNDIMCKAYNTRMMKSISKVLPLFPDLKIKWNEESNLMELKHIILILIKSNLKKSRKDYWKIICKDFFMQYIEREYRTAVKELHQDKLILFEDIRGTKRLNDSSLLYLPDHKSI